A genomic region of Brienomyrus brachyistius isolate T26 chromosome 6, BBRACH_0.4, whole genome shotgun sequence contains the following coding sequences:
- the si:dkey-11f4.7 gene encoding piezo-type mechanosensitive ion channel component 2 isoform X1: MARDTVVGVIYKLLLPLLLLAAICFRYNGLSVVYLLFLLFLPLLPDPTAISLNGKTGSFLVAVCCTSITFLALQCGLQITFAYIPEHVSGFWELVFYHFGIVRFSNVSLGNIVRLLAPDTGLFLSALFIYRLCRKLLESQGRVTGHENCIVSSSSELHRSHLEEFDTESEDENSEMTDRSSLDSSERGGRTPGVPPRLLQKLILFAAGLRLLLSTILNMAGKVVITALLGLAGIALPSLTSAVYFAVFLGLVWLWVCCRPPSLLIFCSLCVMMAIFSAGHLLALYLYQLPFFQEIVPPRNIYARLFGMTAIIQTNHSDPHSLRLQPDITWPVFINPLVLLLLYYTLVTLLKNWVPEEEDDVECDLPERPLPAMVWLSGDQKELLASMDEDNEPIAILMSKSWSDNKELESVLEKDPDSHKPPAYRDVHTSHVSDVDEEESDHVTENEPITDTVSGPAKPSGLALFGHFIMNQSYISSLIIMMVWSITYNSWLTFVLLVWSCLIWILRDRRHYAMLSAPFLAVYGTALVLAGYLSGLRLGQDELFPGLPASVLLDFDLRRYDTPCIHLGAKVLYAFTFWLLQRQHLMEKREKHFEQDEPPEVKVLPSADDGSSLTIMAVLGSLIRGTLVKYWIVVCCSMFFVTSFSGKVVVYKILYIVLFLFCVVLYQVSYDVWRRVLKYFWAVVVGYSMVVLIAIYTYQFQSVRELLRQVMGLSEEGLRDLGFEQFDTVELFARILLPAAFLLACILQLHYFNSDFLRLTDLDDLPVSSSSEEDLSNTVKVIFQALKENIQKLKKRLAKEQMSTDSVYTLADESLTNSGEKTPKANEGSQTSQWDLVLDRASVLLLQGLLALRRGQELCWRLLELHSMKIVSTGIILISLKEVCLMNFLFMVLWVFALPFPRIRPVAASISSVWACVMVICKMMYQLKFVKPSEYSSNCTAWLTSANGTWSRSNQERLLKASLLYVGPVDPAEWLAALQKCEDKILPCLQNHLMVLALLVFDITVQRHQLHYRLRNDLKVPLTGTIFHTVTRQHLDRGVGPCLKYFINYFYYKFGLEVCCVLALNVIGQRMDFLSLLHSFALIAVLSRRRRKAIGEMWPRYCCFTASLMVLQYLLCIGIPPALCYDYPWRTSNQALSSNLIKWLYLPDFAMRPNPVFILYDYILLLGSSLQWQVFEDENRAAVRLIAGENVEISRNLDAQALSQYSPVNNFLHCRSYLDMVKVFVFSYFFWLVLSLIFITGTTRISIFCMGYLVACFYFMLFGGSLLMQPVRHILRLWDWLIGYTCIVITFKNLLSLGSCVYLGRLLQNGCWLIQTFSMFCTIQGYDIPQPNSICELPEGEAGIIWDAICFTFLLAQRRVFLSYYFLYVVSDLKASKILASRGAELFEAKVKKRIAARLELEKKSVETLKKQMEKIKSKQSSQPNKQDPPEQTGAEQKGESEKGEKSSGERWWQPRASHPSMANTATYALFESDSEEEEEGSQMKEEMTSPPKKKTAFQLAYEAWTTSSKVALKGHKTEVSRLKKQERRGSQALQRPQGIEKTESSEDELDPCAEEDMKEEEEKLLQRFIDSVRLFWVLILSLLDDLADGLNSLCKDNLGISRVLHFERAILGQQQKKGKEVSHESVKQFYQSWMSRQSTQASLEAEDPQPRLSSPPDLPSSLHGYAKFKNSTSKMSLGSSLSSCMTEETLLGSRQATIDLDETPETPPSAKQLRHKLVKSANVDQSSFDADDSVPSIPVDTYQDSMEDKELKIYTEKLKDHSQRAKVQTEMMKDHSEELQQYSEEPEVLREELKVHREHLQSHSKEFHTPELRSHSHEDHSEESEVHSEPHIQSEVSKIYDQEHAGDKELPKAVSSDEIASGTLLAMTEEIPEPRVLSQETRALTASELLLNKIFDIEEIKESDDFYHSLPRLLRLMFALYNTMVSKSEWLCYFVIILNHMVSASLLTLVLPILIFLWAMLSVPRPTKRFWMTAIIYTELTVVIKYFFQFGFFPWTTSSYRGINADRPFCLPNIIGLEKKDGYVLFDLLQLLVLFFHRSILKCHGLWDNKEVEMPDFFKKLKRKTEKNRASSGEKRRLLFLPVQASTGALFRRRKGCSMDENGDTVSKKNPLNKSRHHSKVPQARMKRIKQKIRERILEAKAVVIETALHVYLPIRQFFYDIIHPEYSPVCDVYALMFLIDVVNFIVIIFGYWAFGKHTAAADITESLSEDQVPEAFLVMLLIQFGTMVVDRALYLRKTLLGKCVFQVVLVFGIHFWMFFILPGVTERRFNRNHVAQLWYFVKCIYFGLSAYQIKCGYPNRVLGNFLTKNYNYINLFLFQGFRLIPFLTELRAVMDWVWTDTTLSLSNWICVEDIYANIFILKCWRESEKKYPQPPGQKKKKVVKYGMGGFIIFALICIVWFPLLFMSLAKSVAGVTNQPLDVTLQLSIAGYEPLFTMSAQEQNLVPFSQSAYHKLTNQYATHPAAMQFIVKYVAEDIVVAKIKSDASLVWGISPASRQAMITELSQSSHVYITLRWSLLRNASIAMNAVTAGERTVKYQDKQMIDEIVQVLRGLRSQSVIIQSLLPKYIRGASGPEAKVAHRLETENLDNPELLQTTALFRPLSVKLQQPNNSLEPQWWVIQECQANQPQTSCSNIEIVIFNDKVSPPSLGFLAGYGIVGLYMSVVLVIGKFVREFFNGISRSIMFEELPCVDRVLKLCTDIFVVRETGEMELEEQLFSKLIFLYRSPETMIKMTREKKAK; encoded by the exons ATGGCACGCGACACTGTGGTGGGAGTGATTTATAAGTTATTACTGCCTTTGCTTTTGTTAGCTG CCATCTGCTTCCGATATAATGGTCTCTCTGTGGTgtacctcctcttcctcctcttcctccccttGCTACCAGACCCGACAGCGATATCGTTGAATG GTAAAACAGGCTCCTTCCTGGTGGCTGTTTGCTGCACAAGCATCACCTTCTTGGCCCTGCAGTGTGGACTGCAAATCACATTCGCTTATATTCCCGAGCACG TTAGCGGTTTTTGGGAGCTTGTTTTTTACCACTTTGGAATTGTCAG ATTCAGCAATGTGAGTTTAGGAAACATTGTTCGTCTCTTGGCTCCTGACACAGGACTCTTCCTATCTGCACTGTTTATCTATCGGCTGTGTAGGAAGTTGCTTGAGTCCCAGGGCCGTGTGACCGGCCATGAGAACTGCATCGTGTCCTCCAGCAGTGAG CTTCACAGGTCGCATCTGGAGGAGTTTGACACAGAGTCAGAGGATGAAAACAGTGAAATGACAGACAGGTCATCCTTGGACAGTTCGGAGAGGGGCGGAAGGACCCCGGGTGTCCCGCCTCGCTTGCTCCAGAAGCTGATTCTGTTTGCTGCTGGGCTCCGGCTTCTCCTGAGTACCATTCTGAACATGGCTGGGAAAGTAGTGATCACAGCTCTCCTGGGGCTAGCAG GTATTGCCTTGCCCTCCCTGACTTCAGCAGTGTACTTTGCCGTGTTCCTGGGCCTCGTGTGGCTGTGGGTCTGTTGTCGCCCCCCAAGCCTGCTCATCTTCTGCAGTCTCTGTGTGATGATGGCCATCTTCAGTGCTGGCCATTTGCTCGCTCTCTACCTGTACCAGCTTCCCTTCTTCCAGGAGATTGTTCCCCCACGGAACATCTATGCTAG GCTTTTTGGTATGACAGCAATCATTCAGACAAACCACTCAGACCCACACAGCCTGCGCCTGCAACCGGATATCACCTGGCCTGTCTTCATCAACCCTCTGGTCTTACTGCTGCTGTACTACACCCTTGTGACTCTGTTGAAGAACTGGGTTCCTGAGGAG GAGGATGATGTAGAGTGCGATCTGCCAGAGAGACCCCTGCCTGCAATGGTCTGGCTCTCTGGTGACCAGAAGGAG CTGCTGGCCAGCATGGATGAAGACAATGag CCCATTGCCATCCTAATGAGCAAGTCATGGTCTGACAACAAGGAACTGGAGTCTGTACTGGAGAAAGATCCTGACTCTCACAAACCACCAGCGTACAGAGATGTGCACACTAGTCATG TATCGGACGTGGATGAGGAAGAGAGTGATCATGTGACAGAAAACGAGCCTATCACAGATACCGTTTCAGGCCCTGCTAAACCCAGTGGGTTAGCTTTGTTTGGACATTTTATTATGAATCAGAGCTACATCAGTTCACTTATAATCATGATG GTGTGGAGCATTACCTACAACAGCTGGCTCACCTTTGTGCTGCTGGTGTGGTCCTGTTTGATTTGGATCCTGCGGGACCGCCGGCACTACGCCATGCTCTCTGCCCCCTTCCTGGCAGTCTATGGCACGGCGCTGGTGCTGGCCGGCTACCTGAGTGGACTGCGGCTGGGTCAGGATGAGCTCTTTCCTGGCCTGCCTGCCTCTGTGCTCCTCGACTTTGACTTGCGCCGCTATGACACGCCCTGCATCCACTTGGGAGCGAAG GTCCTGTACGCCTTCACCTTTTGGCTGCTGCAGCGGCAACATCTGATGGAGAAACGAGAGAAACACTTTGAGCAGGATGAACCTCCTGAAGTCAAAGTGCTGCCGTCAG CTGATGACGGCAGCTCTCTGACAATAATGGCTGTGCTGGGCTCGCTTATTAGAGGCACGCTGGTGAAATACTGGATCGTTGTCTGCTGCTCCATGTTTTTTGTGACCAGCTTCTCCGGAAAGGTGGTAGTCTACAAAATCCTCTACATCGTGCTTTTTCTCTTTTGCGTCGTCCTCTATCAG GTGAGCTACGATGTGTGGAGACGTGTGCTGAAGTACTTCTGGGCtgtggtggtaggctactccaTGGTAGTCTTAATAGCCATCTACACATACCAGTTCCAGAGTGTTAGAGAGCTGCTTCGGCAGGTGATGGGCCTCTCTGAAGAAGG CCTTCGTGACCTGGGTTTTGAGCAGTTTGATACTGTAGAGCTGTTTGCTCGCATCTTGCTGCCGGCAGCTTTTCTGCTGGCCTGCATCTTGCAGCTGCATTACTTCAACTCCGACTTCCTACGACTCACAGACCTGGATGATCTACCTGTCTCTTCATCAAG TGAGGAGGACCTGAGCAACACTGTGAAAGTTATTTTCCAAGC CTTGAAGGAGAACATTCAGAAACTTAAGAAACG GCTCGCCAAGGAGCAGATGAGTACTGACAGTGTTTACACCTTGGCTGATGAATCCTTGACAAATTCAGGAGAAAAGACTCCCAAAGCTAATG AGGGGAGTCAGACCAGCCAGTGGGACCTGGTATTGGATCGTGCCAGTGTACTGCTGCTTCAAGGCTTACTGGCATTACGCCGGGGTCAGGAACTTTGCTGGAGGCTGCTGGAGCTGCACAGCATGAAGATTGTCTCCACAGGCATCATCTTGATCTCACTGAAGGAG GTGTGCCTGATGAACTTCTTGTTCATGGTGCTCTGGGTGTTTGCCCTGCCATTCCCACGCATACGCCCTGTAGCCGCCAGCATTTCCTCAGTCTGGGCCTGTGTCATGGTTATCTGCAAGATGATGTACCAGCTGAAGTTCGTGAAACCCTCCGAGTACTCCTCAAACTGCACTGCC tggcTGACATCTGCGAACGGGACCTGGTCCAGGTCGAACCAGGAGCGACTGCTGAAGGCGTCTCTTTTGTACGTGGGGCCAGTGGATCCGGCAGAGTGGCTAGCAGCTCTGCAGAAGTGTGAAGACAAAATCCTGCCTTGTCTTCAG AACCACCTGATGGTGCTGGCTTTGCTGGTGTTTGACATCACAGTGCAGCGACACCAACTCCACTACAGGCTAAGAAATGACCTGAAGGTGCCTCTCACAGGCACCATCTTCCACACCGTCACACGGCAGCACCTTGACCGAGGCGTTGGACCCTGCCTTAAGTACTTCATCAATTATTTTTACTACAAGTTTGGCCTAGAG GTGTGCTGTGTGTTGGCTTTAAACGTAATCGGTCAGCGCATGGACTTCTTATCCCTGCTTCACTCCTTCGCGCTCATTGCTGTGCTGTCAAGGCGGCGCAGAAAGGCTATTGGTGAAATGTGGCCGAGATACTGCTGCTTTACAGCCAGCCTCATGGTCCTCCAGTACCTCCTCTGCATTGGGATCCCACCTGCACTCTGCTACG ATTATCCATGGAGGACTTCCAACCAGGCCTTATCCTCCAACCTCATCAAGTGGCTATACCTTCCTGATTTTGCCATGCGGCCAAATCCAGTCTTCATCCTCT ACGACTATATCCTGCTGCTAGGCTCCTCTCTCCAGTGGCAGGTGTTTGAGGATGAGAACCGGGCGGCGGTACGGCTCATCGCAGGGGAGAACGTAGAAATTAGCAGGAACCTAGATGCACAGGCTCTCAGCCAGTACAGCCCTGTGAACAACTTCTTGCATTGCAG GTCATATCTGGATATGGTGAAGGTGTTTGTGTTCAGCTACTTCTTTTGGCTCGTGCTGAGCCTGATTTTCATCACCGGAACTACGCGAATCAGCATCTTTTGCATGGGTTACCTGGTGGCCTGTTTCTACTTCATGCTGTTTGGAGGCAGCTTGCTGATGCAGCCAGTGCGCCACATTCTGAGGCTCTGGGACTGGCTCATTGGCTATACGTGCATCGTCATCACCTTCAAGAACCTGCTGTCT TTGGGGTCCTGTGTTTACCTGGgccgcctgctgcagaatgGCTGTTGGCTGATTCAGACCTTCAGCATGTTCTGCACCATACAAGGCTATGATATTC CACAGCCAAACAGCATATGCGAATTACCTGAGGGTGAGGCTGGAATTATCTGGGATGCCATTTGTTTCACCTTCCTCCTGGCCCAACGTCGAGTGTTCCTCAGCTACTACTTCCTCTATGTGGTCTCTGATCTTAAGGCCTCCAAAATCCTCGCCTCCAG GGGGGCTGAGCTGTTTGAAGCCAAAGTGAAGAAAAGAATAGCAGCCAGGCTTGAGCTTGAAAAAAAGTCAGTGGAGACATTAAAGAAACA GATGGAGAAGATTAAATCTAAGCAAAGTAGCCAACCGAATAAGCAGGATCCCCCGGAGCAGACAGGAGCAGAACAAAAGG GCGAGAGTGAAAAGGGGGAGAAAAGCAGTGGTGAGAGATGGTGGCAGCCGCGGGCCTCCCATCCCTCCA TGGCAAACACTGCTACCTACGCCCTGTTTGAGTCTGAtagtgaggaggaagaggaggggtcTCAGATGAAAGAAGAAATGACATCAccccctaaaaaaaaaactgcatttcag CTTGCTTATGAAGCATGGACGACAAGCTCTAAAGTTGCTTTGAAGGGACACAAAACAGAGGTGTCTAGACTGAAGAAGCAGGAGAGGAGAGGATCACAAGCGCTACAGAGACCACAAG GTATTGAGAAAACAGAATCGAGTGAGGATGAACTCGATCCATGTGCTGAGGAAGACATGAAGGAAGAGGAAG AAAAACTATTACAACGATTCATTGACTCGGTCAGGTTGTTCTGGGTGCTTATTTTGTCACTGCTGGATGATCTGGCAGATGGGCTGAACTCTCTATGCAAAGACAATTTAGGCATTTCCAGAGTGCTTCACTTTGAGAGGGCTATTCTGGGACAGCAGCAGAAAAAG GGGAAGGAAGTGTCTCATGAAAGTGTCAAGCAGTTTTATCAGAGCTGGATGTCCAGACAGAGCACGCAGGCGTCTTTGGAGGCTGAGGACCCCCAGCCTCGGCTCTCCTCACCTCCTGACCTGCCATCCTCACTCCATGGCTACGCAAAGTTTAAAAACTCAACCTCCAAAATGTCCTTGGGCAGTAGCTTGTCTAG CTGCATGACCGAGGAGACGTTGCTTGGGTCTCGCCAGGCCACCATCGACTTGGACGAGACCCCTGAAACGCCACCATCGGCTAAACAGCTTCGGCATAAGCTAGTCAAGTCTGCAAATGTTGATCAGTCCTCATTTGATGCTGACGACTCTGTTCCGAG TATTCCAGTGGATACCTATCAGGACAGTATGGAAGATAAAGAGTTAAAGATCTATACTGAAAAGTTAAAGGACCACTCGCAAAGAGCAAAAGTCCAAACTGAAATGATGAAAGACCATAGTGAAGAGCTACAGCAATATAGTGAAGAGCCTGAGGTTCTAAGAGAAGAGCTGAAGGTCCATAGAGAACACCTGCAGTCTCACAGTAAAGAGTTCCATACTCCAGAGTTGAGAAGCCATAGTCATGAGGATCACAGTGAAGAATCGGAAGTACATAGTGAGCCACATATCCAGAGTGAAGTGTCCAAGATCTATGACCAAGAACATGCTGGAGATAAGGAATTGCCAAAGGCTGTATCTTCAGATGAAATAGCAAGTGGCACATTGCTGGCTATGACAGAAGAAATTCCAGAGCCCAGAGTTCTCAGCCAGGAGACAAGGGCCCTCACAGCTAGTGAGCTGCTTCTCAACAA GATATTCGATATTGAAGAGATCAAGGAATCTGACGATTTCTACCACTCGTTACCAAGGCTCCTGCGGCTCATGTTTGCCCTTTATAACACCATGGTGTCCAAATCAGAGTGGTTGTGTTACTTTGTAATTATTCTCAATCACATGGTCTCTGCTTCCCTGTTAACACTAGTACTGCCCATTTTGATCTTCTTGTGGGCAATGCTATCCGTGCCACGTCCCACTAAGCGCTTCTGGATGACGGCCATCATCTACACTGAG CTGACTGTGGTCATTAAGTATTTCTTTCAGTTCGGCTTTTTTCCCTGGACCACATCTTCTTACCGTGGCATCAACGCAGATCGCCCCTTCTGTCTGCCCAACATTATTGGACTGGAGAAGAAGGATGGCTATGTCCTATTTGATCTTCTGCAACTTTTGGTTCTGTTTTTTCACAGATCAATACTTAAG TGTCATGGCCTCTGGGACAACAAAGAAGTAGAAATGCCTGATTTCTTCAAGAAACTGAAACGGAAAACAGAAAAGAACCGAGCCAGCAGCGGAGAGAAACGGAGACTCCTCTTCTTGCCTGTCCAGGCATCCACAGGCGCTCTCTTTCGACGACGGAAGGGTTGCAGCATGGATGAGAATG gtgaCACGGTATCAAAGAAGAACCCCCTGAATAAGAGTAGACATCACTCAAAAGTACCACAGGCCAGGATGAAGAGAATCAAACAGAAAATCAGGGAGAGGATACTAGAGGCAAAAGCTGTAGTCATAGAGAC AGCTCTACATGTATACCTGCCTATCAGACAATTCTTCTATGACATCATCCACCCTGAATATAGCCCCGTGTGTGATGTCTACGCTCTAATGTTCTTGATAGACGTTGTGAACTTCATCGTCATCATTTTTGGATACTGGGCATTTGGT AAACACACAGCCGCGGCCGACATTACTGAGTCCCTCTCAGAGGACCAGGTTCCTGAAGCCTTCCTGGTCATGCTGCTCATCCAGTTTGGCACAATGGTCGTTGACCGTGCTCTTTACCTTCGCAAGACGCTGTTGGGGAAATGTGTCTTTCAGGTTGTCCTGGTGTTTGGGATCCACTTCTGGATGTTTTTCATACTGCCCGGTGTCACAGAGAG GAGATTCAACAGGAATCATGTCGCCCAGCTGTGGTACTTTGTGAAATGCATTTACTTTGGCCTGTCAGCCTACCAGATCAAATGTGGCTATCCCAACCGTGTCCTAGGGAATTTCTTGACCAAGAATTACAACTACATCAACCTCTTCCTGTTCCAGGG ATTCCGGCTAATCCCCTTCCTGACAGAGCTGcgagctgtgatggactgggttTGGACAGACACAACCCTCAGCCTGTCTAACTGGATCTGTGTGGAAGATATATATGCCAACATATTTATTCTGAAATGCTGGAGGGAGTCTGAGAAG AAATACCCCCAACCCCCAGgtcaaaagaaaaagaaagttgTGAAGTATGGCATGGGCGGGTTCATCATCTTTGCTCTCATCTGCATTGTTTGGTTCCCGCTGCTTTTCATGTCTTTGGCAAAGTCTGTAGCCGGAGTGACCAACCAGCCCCTGGATGTCACACTGCAGCTCAGCATTGCTGGATATGAG CCACTGTTTACCATGAGTGCCCAGGAACAGAACCTGGTACCCTTCTCCCAGTCAGCCTACCATAAGCTAACCAACCAATATGCCACACATCCT GCTGCCATGCAGTTCATCGTGAAGTACGTTGCTGAGGACATTGTTGTGGCAAAAATAAAAAGTGATGCCAGTCTGGTGTGGGGCATCAGTCCAGCGAGTCGCCAGGCCATGATTACGGAGCTCAGCCAGTCCTCCCATGTGTACATCACGCTGCGCTGGTCCCTCCTCAG GAACGCCTCTATTGCAATGAATGCAGTAACAGCAGGGGAGCGAACTGTAAAGTATCAAGACAAGCAAATGATAGATGAAATTGTGCAGGTTCTCAGAGGGCTCCGCTCTCAGTCTGT GATCATCCAATCACTGCTGCCCAAATACATCAGGGGTGCCTCCGGGCCAGAAGCCAAGGTGGCCCACCGGCTAGAAACTG AGAATCTGGATAATCCAGAACTCCTGCAGACAACGGCCCTCTTCCGCCCCCTATCTGTCAAGCTTCAGCAACCAAACAACAGCTTAGAACCCCAGTGGTGGGTTATACAAGAGTGCCAAGCAAACCAGCCACAGACCAGCTGCAGTAACATCGAGATAGTAATCTTCAATGACAAAGTGAGTCCCCCCAGTCTGGGGTTTCTGGCCGGATATGG GATTGTGGGACTGTACATGTCAGTAGTGCTGGTTATCGGCAAGTTTGTGCGGGAGTTCTTCAATGGAATCTCACGGTCCATAATGTTCGAGGAGCTGCCCTGTGTGGACCGTGTTCTGAAACTGTGCACTGATATTTTTGTGGTGCGCGAGACTGGAGAGATGGAGCTGGAAGAGCAGCTCTTTTCCAAACTCATCTTCCTCTACCGCTCTCCTGAAACCATGATCAAGATGACCCGTGAAAAAAAGGCCAAGTGA